A stretch of DNA from Heptranchias perlo isolate sHepPer1 unplaced genomic scaffold, sHepPer1.hap1 HAP1_SCAFFOLD_64, whole genome shotgun sequence:
GTAACCATGGATATATTTTTCGATTTTCTtcaatcaaacaacgtgtgtgagttttggacttttgttacatcttaatctctgaacgatattgtgaatgataatgtaccttttaATATGTTcattgtgaaattattggactggtgtgtaatatgtagctcagatCTGCAAtaatgtctgtgtgtgagtgtgggattcattgtgttcctgtcagtttctggtactgtgtatgagtgtgggatttattctgtatctgtcagtttctggtactgtgtgtgagtgttggattcattctgcatctgtcagtctctggtactgtgtatgagtgtggaattcattctgcatctgtcagtctctggtactgtgtgtgagtgtgggattaattctgtatctgtcagtctctgttactgtacgtgggtgtgggattcattctgtatctgtatgtgggtgtgggattcattctgtatctatcagtctctggtactgtgtgtgagtgtgggaatcaccctgtatctgtcagtctctggtactgtgtgtgagtgtgggaatcaccctgtatctgtcagtctctggtactgtgtgtgagtgtgggaatcatcctgtatctgtcagtctctggtactgtgtatgagtgtgggaatcatcctgtatctgtcagtctctggtaatgtgtatgagtgtgggattcattctgtatctgtcagtctctggtaatgtaCGTgggattgggattcattctgtatctatcagtctctgttactgtacgtgggtgtgggattcattctgtatctgtatgtgggtgtgggattcattctgtatctatcagtctctggtattgtgtgcgAATGAGGGTTTCATTCTGTTCCCGTCAGTCTCAGCTGCTATATGTGAGGGAGTCATTCATTCTGCATCCATCAatttctggtactgtatgtgagtgatatAAATTTTGTCTCTttcagtctgtgctacagtgtgtgagtgcaGGAATCATTCGGTATCTGTCATTCACTGTTAGGTTGTGTgagtgctgatttcactctgtgTGTCAGTCTCTGGCCCTccatctgagtgtgagattcattctttatctataTGTAATTTGTATCTTCGTTTACAGTATGTTGTTCAAAACTCTATTTGTAATACCTCAATGTATCAATATTTTTCCCAGTGTTTCAATGGTTGATaatgatacattttaaaatgtaatgttgttggttataatcagagaatgtggacctttttggacttctattaaatctgtatTGTGAATTAGTTTATCTTCCAAAATGATATGGTGACTTTTTTGAccttgtatataatgtgtaggtCAGTCTGCATGAAAGGAATACTGTGTATTTCAGTCTGAATTGGTATCAGTTTTTTGTAGTGGtttataatgtgtagatcagtctgcactaatggaattgatactgtatctttcaatctgacactatgagatttttggactgatatGTAATGTGTAACTCAGACTGCATaaatgtgtgtgactgtgagattcattccgtatctgtcagtccccagtactgtgtgtgagtgtgggattcattctgtatctgtcagtccctagtactgtctgtgagtatgagattcattctgtatctgtcaggctctggtattgtgggagtgtgtgattcattctataTTTGTTAGTCccttgtactgtgtgtgaatgtaggaTTCATTCGGTATTTGTCAGTCACTGTTATATTGTGTGAGTGCTGGTTTCATTCTGTGTGTCAGTCTCTGGCCCTCTATCTGAATatgtgattcattctttatctgtatgtaATTAGTCTCTCCGTTTTCAGTATGGTGttcaaaactgtatctttaatacctcaATTTGTGCATATTTTCcccagtgtttaattggttgATAATGAAATGCTGTAGAATATAATCAGAGAATGTGGGCACTTTtcggactactattaaatctgtatcgatgtgaacacaattgtgcattagtttatcttccaaactgatatgttgacatttttgaacttataTATGacgtgcagctcagtctgcatcaatggaatactgtatatttcagagtGAATTTGCATCAGTTTTTTGTAGTGGTTTATAACGTGCagatcagtctgcaataatgtaattgatactgtatctttcaatctgatacttcttTAACTGGTAAGTAATgttactcagcctgcactaatgtgtgattcattttgtatctctcagtctctggaacagtgtgtcagtgtgggattcattctgtatctgtcatctctggtaccatatgtgagtgtaggattcactctgtgtctgtcagtctctagtattgtatgtgagtttgggattccttctgcatctgtcagtctctggtactgtacctgagtgtgagattcattctgtatctgtatgtaattattcTCTAAGATTGCATTATGGCGTTCAAAATTGTAcctttaatatcttcatgtttaGATCTTATTTCTCATTAACTGGTATATATGGGTCCTCTGTAGGATTTGACGCTGTAGGTTTTAATCACATAATTTGTCTGCTTTTTgagctactattaaatctgtatctctgtgagtactgttgtgaatgataatgtatctttcaaattGATTTCGTGACACTTTTCAAATGgtgtataatgtgtagctcagtctgtactaatagaattgatactgtatctataaatctcatactatgagtgtattataaactgatatctaatttgtttctcaggttacactctcacagcatttctcaatctgatactgtacatgagttttggacacgtatgcaatttgtatcacatgatacatgcaatatccattcgaacAGTGTATTAAACTCACGTGAGTGTGTGAGTTCTGGGCAattattcaattggaatctcagggTAAATTATTGGgtttcattctgtccctttcaatcgagtaccatgtgtgatttcgatctggtatttaattcgtagcttatgttgccctattgtgagattgacacagtgcctttcaatctgatagtgtgatattggactgggatttctgtatctacctgtcagcgggactcagctcgggggaaatggaacagcgtctgcctcacctgctttgtttgaatgttggattgaaaatggaacttgggatcagtgtgggattgactgcttctactgtctgagactgtggaactgatgacctgtctgtgcctctgtgtctctgtgcgctgtgtgtgataatgtacttactgtgtgggagaaggagttggctgcactgttccttgtgcctcgagtggaggaaacataacactgattctgggtccatcaaggatttgcctgcaggaagaaatttatctcttgtaactcaagaaccagTGAGGTAGAAAATATAAAAGTGTTCGAATTAATATCTTTGTTAATGATTATTTTGATTATCCACAAAACCAgcaatacaaacagtgtcagtatctgactccactgcagtactgcagcactcagcttctgcacaccacgtgtggtgggctgttttacaacaatttagtgagaTCCAGACACAACACAACTGATCGATAAATGGGACTACGCGATGGGGCAGGGTCCTTTgtgcaggtcaggtttctaatcccctctcccatgggactaaccgttcaaccgaaacaaaaCGACCgcggtttaaaatgtgtccttcacacttctcacctggtgccttcaatagatgctctttgtttaactccccacatccttactgtcctgCTCTGTTCCACTCTTCACTTTACAATAACAattaacagggtgagactggacctaaaccaggaacattaccTACTGgtctggggagagaaagcagcaatgattttaaagagcaggttcttcccattctgtctcccttcccctggacacaccctgtacacacatagcccgagaatgacctctcccttccccctctcactccatgttccgggaccagttcctgatccactccgcctcttacaaacagcccacggactccccctgcccttcacccggactcaatgccgatctctgagcccatctgcggacacggtcccgaagcgatgagctgctgtaacgaggctgctctttgctcccttcccccgggggccgtgatctctccattcccggctgttttaaacaatcttcttccgctcactgagggaatggcgcccacaggccgagctgggggaggggagcgcgcatgcgctcttctgctcaccaacaaccagcgctgggggcggggttGAGTCACGCATGCGCGGATATCTGGttgaattcccaatacaaaaatcgatggaaactttccccaattggaatttttcagagtctgagcaaaggaagtggggctgggggaaaggtcagagggaatggggtccacaggcagtgcaggaacaggcaccagaatggaaaacagatgggattccaccagtgactAACGCcgaaatccagactgactttacaatctctcactatgaaactagatgtttccatccctgctgtttctctcggtatcttttgatggtccATAATCTTTCATAGATAAAGTGGGACGTTTTGAAATGAACCAAtggattctgttcattcttggcccctTCTCCCATTACGTAAGgtgtgactccgaaactggatgcaggatttctcaaaccaatcctggagaaaaatgGGAGGAAAGTTGGAGTCCGTGTACTTGCTGGGAGCGTGttggattaatatctgacagcaacagtcccaTATTAATAGAatcagagtgaaactctcggtcactgagagtaagaGCGAACGGCCTTGATCTGCAAAACCGAATgtagtacaacaggcaagagagggttaaattcggcccacattgtttttgtcactctctgcactgtccctgagtgtgggattaatagtgtgtccgtctctggtatatcagtgagagacaagactgcatcttctgtctctacaACGGGAgtttctggataaaacgcaactttacaagtcagtctggaactgatactgtTGCACGGTGCCTCTCCGCTCGCTCTGTCACAGTAtctgtctgcctttctctctcactcaccggtgctgtatatgaaggttggATACTGCTATTAACCGTGATATGAAcatactgataggaagtgtaagactgacagtgtgtgtctcgctttctctctcgagTGCTGATTTTGAATGTGGAATACTGTCTGagataaaacagagagaatggggtgtCCGGGCCTCaccgtaactggggatgtgttcggctccagtcccagttcatggtcataaccTTTTCACCGATTCAGGGTGAGaatctctgtgagacggtaaaactggcggagaaaATCCGcttcacaattcaaaccccaacacatgagattctacaaatcagctggaataagatTTATGTAAACTGCTGAATGAGAGTGGATTTTCCGCTTTGGCGGTGGAGTAAGTCGGCGATAACGGATCGGGCCCCCATTGTTCACtacgcctgattttactatccattgacaccaatgagttcactgaagtaactgatatcaatccaatacttcaaataaatttggaaataacagacaggaattatattttatccAACAAATGCTTTTTGAGAAATAatgcaagatgtgattctaacatgaaatggtttgctgttattagtcgggaaataatatgatttcaatattaaatgtttaatcctgtaatgaataaaatcaaatgctccatttcggttgatgattatttcccatcacacacactgcctggtgggatggactgagggtgagctgtcagggtcagacagcgtcctgttcattgggacatttgttttgaccagaacagaataataatggaccaacacccggaccgttactaactggtaaaatattaatgtaatttcaaactccagtggggagttccggagatcgtttcctctctgagctgctgtgcagcaatgtttactcactgcagggagtttaatgggacttgaggctgggcctggttacagaGATcgataaggaaacctcctgatacatttctgagacgatcaggggGCGGGAGATTTcacacggccgcagcaggccaagggaaagctctcctgctcctccttgccccacaaaatatatgttaaaaagaaacttctcagtgttctggaccactcaatgcccatcgaaagggcggctcctccacccatttttAGCCAGCATTAAATGGTTTCCcgtgtacgtcataatactctgatttacatattacacgtggcctgaccggaaacaggtgggtgttgctccggccgctcttctcaggacatgacccacgatggtggaggcaggaacgccagtgttaaaggggcggtaatgacctgacaccatttacaaGCCTCGACCACCCTATTTCCGCCAGGCGaggatacttaaaatcggccacacctttcctgacctacgccctagaatgaatcttcgaagcccacaagctggtccattttctCAAATTGCATCGGTTCataacacgtggagggaaattttcagcATCGCTGGGGACTGAACTGGTAGAGCCGATCACCCGCCCCTTACAGAACCGACCCGATTTTAATTCTTGCTCCGTCAGTTTACCTCCCAAgatgtgaaggtgaaattaccccctacgtctctgaccccaaggttcgacaggtgtgtgaaagacatcagacagtgtttgccaaacactaacatgaatgtgggcgaatggatcCGTGTATTCGGGTAGAAGCTGATAACCCCCTCCACGGAGACTGGACCCCTATACCGTGGTGTCGAAGaggagttcatccccaacagctcggtaacacaggtcgCTGTCCTCTATGGGCAGTTGTCCAAGATGCAcaacgagacagatatcaacagctgctggaagaccatcaattcggtcaaggaggccctttgttcccccgaaacttgctggtcttcctgcCGAGGGAACTGTCCGCGGCCAAGTGTTGGCCACTGGCACAATCCAAGGTCCAGTATTTCATGCTGAGgtgcacactgaagcgaggtgcggcctacacaaaggctttaTTGGGAAAGGCAAACGTGTAAGgctatcccaccttgtattgtacagcatgtgttAGAAGATATTTACTGTGTTTTGacttgtaataatggaatcgtatgatgtgtattgtatttgttttgaattgtaattgtaatatttacattgaactgtgtgtattcatgaattttatgaaataaagtatattttgaaatattaaataaaGTTCCAGTCTCACTATTTCTCTTCTTATTGGACACTGAAGAGTGGAAACCGACCCGAATCGTAAAGATGTTGGAAGTTATacaaatatcatttattgcaggcatcaggtgagaaatagggagTGTTTTCTTAAGGGTGAGAAACTggggactgtggaggagcagaggggtttgggtgtccaggtacaccaatcaatAAAATTAAGTGCACAAGTGTAAAAAATGAATGAAATatcccaatttctaggctgtcatatcccaaggtagCGCTATCAGGTACTTAGCCaactctgtggaatttgctgatacaatcaggccccattgcctcccttgctggtccattccatacatccagcgcactctgcattaaaaaatatagattcaagcattctgctcatcctgtgccccaggtagagaagactgagagaggcaggaggacccagaccattaGCCTTATGTGACtttggacatttctgtttttaattcagattattgAATTTGCAATTTATCcacttttttgtacatttctatttttattttttgaacaaattctccaaaccctgtgcgcagtgagtgctgactccgggccctttgattgacagccctCACCTCCGCCCGCCTTCGTCCTGGGCCGACTCCTCCTATCACGTGACACGCGGCACCGTCTCTCACCTTTGCGCGCTGACATCGCGATGAGCACATGCATCTCCGGCCCGAGGGGCGCCGCGCATGCGCCGCACGGTCCCTATGCCGCGTTCCTTCAGCAAAAGGCGCGTcccgggaggatgatgatggcggcCTCGGGTCGGCGGTCGGATGGCCGCTGCTGTGGGCGGGCTCgagaccgacagagggagggTCGGCATTTGGAAGTGGCCTGGGCCCCGGGGTCTTGGAATGGCGCCGTGAGGCCGGCCCGGGCAACAGCTCCTCCGACTTCAGGCCCGATCGGCGTTAATGGGGTCGcaacccccgggacggagggaccgagaccccgggacGGTGGGACCGAGACACCGTgatggagggaccgagaccccgggatggagggaccgagaccctggaacggtgggactgagaccccggaacgatgggactgagaccccgggacggagggaccgcgaccccgggatggtgggaccgagaccccgggatggagggaccgagaccctggaacggtgggactgagacccggggatggagggaccgcgaccccgggatggTGGGACCGCGATCCTGGGACAGCGGGGCgtcgaccccgggatggaggaacTGCGATCCCAGAGATGGAGGGACTGTTACCCCGCGGACGGAGGGAACGCGACCCCGGGAGGGAGGGGCCGTGAAcgcgggatggagggaccgcgaccccagGGACGGAGGTACCGCGACCCCAGGGACGGAGGGACCGCTACCACagggacggagggaccgcgaccccgggatggTGTGACCACGAACCCGCGATGGAGGTATCGTGACccctggagggaggtggtctttcagACCGTCCATGCTCTGTTGTGaggcctctgtgtgtgtcttgctctgttTGTGTTCTATTACATTGGTTCGCGgtgtggcaatgcctcgatttaaaaattctcatcctcgtgttcaaatccctctatggccctcaccccctccctatctctgcaccctcttccagccctacaatcctcctgttcaaatccctccatggccctcaccctctccctatctctgaaatccACTGCAACCGATTTAATCTCCACCGACAACCGCATGTCTCGCCACCCTCAGTGCTCGGACTCTCAgtcctgtataacacacagtcagtgctgggacactcagtcctgttatagacacagtcagtgctgggacattcagtcctgttgtagacacattcagtgctgggacattcagtcctgttatacacacagtcagtgctgggacactctgtcctgttatggacacagtcagtgctgggacattcagtcctgttgtagacacaatcagtgctgggacattcagtcctgttatacacacactcagtgctgggacactcagtcctgttatacacagtcagataaataaataactgcaaactaagaatgaaatctccaggatgtgacggtttccaccccagagttttaaaggaaacaggtggggaaattgcagatgcattcatcataatttcccaaagctctccagactcaggaattgtgcctttggatatgaatgttgaaaatgtcactccgtttatttaagaaaggaaggagggagaaaccaggacaatacagacctgtcattttagagtcaacttggatttgtgaacggcaggtcatatctgactaattTCGTTGGATTTGTTGAGgaaactaacaaggtggacagtgGATTGTCTATGAAGGTTTtctatatggacttacagaatgcatttgaaaaggttcagcacaagagattaatggaataaataaaaggcacaaaattgaaagtgaccttggttgggaggtcggagaaaAGAGTAAGGAGAAAGGGAATTTTCTTTGATTGGcgggatatgactagtggtgtccccatggatctgtactggggcctcagcttttcaccatatttatcaataacttggatgaaggaatagagagttgtagatccaagtttccagatgacactaatttatgaggcacagtaagttgtgtagatgggagcaggaagttacaaagggaaagtttaagtgaatggacaaactgtggcagatggagttcaatgtggggaagtgtgagatcattcactttggatgcaaaaaggaaacattggagtattttcttaaagtgagagactgcGAATGGTGAAGgaccaaagggatttgggtgtccatgtacacaaatcactaaatgctagtgttggaatacaaagggaaggaagtgatgcttcacttCTACatagccttggtcagagcccatctggtgtactgatcctcaccaaggatatattgatcttggaggggggacagtgcagattcaccagaatgatactgggcatTGAagtgttcaattatgaggaccggttgcataaaatTGGTTTtgcattcctttgagtttagaagtttgaggggtgatctgatccagggatttaaaatgataaagggattcgaagtGGTAGAAACAGAAATTATTTTCTCTTGTGgggcaatccagaacaagaggacacaaccttaaatttagagctagggcgtctaggattgaaatcaggaagcactttttcacagcaggagagtggaaacctgctcaggctgattgaacttgaccctgtgatataatacaattttatgtcctgtcagacttggatATCTTgaagatccatcttttaaaaaggtggaggagcTCAGTGCGAAGATGTATTCCACTCACGTCGTCATAAGTCCTCCAACTGTTTCTTTTATCATCGAGATATGAAGGTCACaaacactgtgtttaaaagaaagctgatttatttgacacttgtacagaatactaaactgcagcccagttaaagggggtcattaacatcagaaacaaactccaactgtcagaatgaacgtgGTTTCGTCCTGGATACAGCAATAACAtcagaatccaactcctgcagtcGAATgcgaactcgctggtgactcagcaggtgggatgactgagtgaatcccatcccacacacggaacaggtgaTCGGAATTTCCTCAATGTGAATACGTTCATGTCTCATCAGATCCcatgttcttttaaagctcttctcacagttagaacatttaaagggtctcttatcagtgtgaacaagttggtgttcaatgaggccggatgaacatgtgaattccttcccacacacagagcaggtgaatggcctctccccagtgtgaactcgttggtgtgtcagcagggtggatgactgagtaaagctcttcccacacacggagcaggtgaacggcctctccccagtgtgaattcgctggtgtgtcagcaggttggatgactgaatgaatcccttcccacacacggagcaggtgaacggcctctccccactgtgagtacgttggtgtgtcagcagatcactttttcgtttaaagctcttctcacaggcagaacatttaaaaagtctcttatcagtgtgaacaagttgatgttcaatgaggtgggatgactgagtgaatcccttcccacacacggagcaggtgaacggcctctccccagtgtgtctgtgtcgatgagtttccagccgggacgagtaactgaatcccctcccacagtccccacatttccacggtttctccatggtgcgggcgtcctcgtgtctctccaggttggacgatcagttcaaGTCTCGTCTGCACAGAGAACATTTGTCttgtttctccccactgtgaatggtacgatgttttttcaggctgtgtaactggttaaatttctttccacagtcagtgcactggaacactctcactcgggtgtgtgtgtctcgctgctattccagtcacagtgatgtttgaaatcttttcccacagatggaacagatcaacatttctcctatattttaaggccgataatcttcaggggctggtgaatcgagtgactgtcagatcttgacgtgatgtttggtttgagtttgtcgtctgcaaatcctccccttctaatgccctgtaaaaggagataacaaaagtcctcactgtgaagacgggatagaaattcagaacaggcaattgtagtttctatggaacattctaccCGCTCATTCCCACAGACTGTAAATGCCCGTcccgcacactcaccctcctccgtCTGCTGAAacgcaaacccatcgcatcacttgcaacaattttccttctatttaattTTTCTGTCTTGAAGATCCCGACTCGGACtggtttc
This window harbors:
- the LOC137318011 gene encoding zinc finger protein 436-like, coding for MEKPWKCGDCGRGFSYSSRLETHRHRHTGERPFTCSVCGKGFTQSSHLIEHQLVHTDKRLFKCSACEKSFKRKSDLLTHQRTHSGERPFTCSVCGKGFIQSSNLLTHQRIHTGERPFTCSVCGKSFTQSSTLLTHQRVHTGERPFTCSVCGKEFTCSSGLIEHQLVHTDKRPFKCSNCEKSFKRTWDLMRHERIHIEEIPITCSVCGMGFTQSSHLLSHQRVRIRLQELDSDVIAVSRTKPRSF